GCTAGGGGGTTCGCGGCGACAGTGGGCCCTGCGGGAAGCCCGGGGACGCCCGAGGAGCTCAAGCGCTGCTTTTCTACGCTCCTTCCCTGCGGGGGCGAAGCGGGCTGGGAAAGTTCCGAGCCGCCCGCGGCGATGCGCACCGGCAGCGGCACGGACCGGCGGGGCCGGCGCGGCGGAACGTGGCGGGGTCGCTTGTGCGCCGCGCAAGCCCGGGGAGCGCGCTCCGGAGTCTGGAGGCGACCTGGGACCCGCCCCGCAGTTCCCCCGCTGCGGTCCTGGACAAAGAGGTGCCCGCCCCCTAGCTGCAGTCCCCGCCCCCCCTCGAGGTGACACTCCCGCGCAGGAGGCAGAATTTGGGATGATTAGGAAATTCCAACAGGTTTCTCCAGTTCAGAGCCCCGTTCCCCTGAGTGCCTTTGTCTTGGGCGCTGGCCCTGGTCAGAGGTCCACGCCCTTTGGGCCCCATACTTGACCAGGGTTTCCGTAAGCTCTTGGTGCCTGGAAAAGAATATCCTTTACTCCACTTCTCTGCTCTTTTGGTGCCCAGGGACTTGGGGATCCCTCAGTTAAAATTGAGAACTTGCTTACCTGTGTTCTTAGACtgcaaagaaaactaaaaaataaaaataaaaaaaaccctgagaaCTTGGGGTATGTGCACAGAGGTCCCTGTGTCCCCCAGGAATATTTTAGTTCCCTCCTCTGTTCTGAGTCACTTAGAGGCTCTGAGGCTGTCTTGGAGGATGGTTCCTAAGACTGCTAAACCGTTGCATACTGTTCTAGAAGATCCCTTCTGCATCCAGGAGGTGCTCAGCCCTTTCAAACTGATCCTCCGTGGGTCGGGGGTGAAGGACCAGAAGGTGGGAGGGAAGGTCTATCCGCCACAGAAGTTACCTGAGTGAGAGGCAAGGTGAAGTGGGTCTCTGGTCTCCACTGTGTCCCTTGAGGGGTACTTGGATTAACTTTTCTGTGCTGCAGTTGTCAGGGACAGGTGTTCAGGGTAGGTGCATGTCCCCTCCAAAGTGGGGGTTGTGGGTGAGCTTTCAAGAGGCTGGCTCTACTTCCAGGGCTGCTTCGTCAGTTAACCCACAGGCCTGAACTTAGTCTCCTGTCAGGAGTGTGGGGGAGACAGAACCGCTGCTGTGGGAGGCCTCTCCTACGCTCCAGCGCCGGAACCTAGAAGCTCCTAGTGGGCCTGTCTTGGGATACAGGACCCTGATCTTTCCCGAGCCACCCCAGCAGGGCACTATGCGGTGGGATTTGGCTGCCTGGTTTTGGCTTTCTCTAGTTCCTGCCCCGGAAGACCTAGGCCTAGCTGCCTTCTTCTAGAGCCCTgaggaataaaggaaaatgagGGTCTGGAGGAGGTTTGGCTTCAAGTATGGGAAGGAAATCCTGGAATGAGAACCCAGGCTTCTGGGTTTCAGACTAGGTAATGCCAGGTTTCAGCCTTCAGGGAGGAAAGATAAGGGGTGCTCCCAGGGAAGGCTTTTCAAGCCCCCACTTCCCTCCCCACACTGCTCATGGCACGTCACTCTGCTCTGTTCCCACCACCGCCAGCGAGAGTGCGTCTCCATCCATGTGGGCCAGGCAGGGGTGCAGATGGGCAATGCCTGCTGGGAGCTCTACTGCCTGGAGCACGGCATCCAGCCCAATGGCACCATGCCCAGCGACAAGGCCCTGCCGAGTGGCGATGACTCCTTCAACACCTTCTTCAGTGAGACCGGGGCTGGCAGGCGCGTGCCCCGGGCTGTCTTTGTGGACCTGGAGCCTTCTGTCATAGGTGAGTGGGCACGGGTGTCCCCCTCCCCCGGCCCATATTTTTTGCCAGCCGGAAGTCGGTGGGTTGCTCTGCTCAGGGAGGAAACACTTGGAATGCAGGCCGTCCCCTGCCAGCAATAACACTCAAGTCTGAAGTCTGTGGCTTTTGTCTAGACTCTGTCTTCAGGAGGGGTCCTGGGGGCTTCCTGTGCTGGGATGGAGATCAGTCACACAGCTCTGCCCAGAAACTGCCAGATATTTGAGTCAAGGATCAGGCCCAGCATGAAGACTGCAGAGAGGAGTGGATATAAAAGCAGACATCTTAAATTTCCTTTTCCCCACACTCAGACTCTTGAGAACAGCATTGCCTAAGGAACTGGGAGCTGAGAGCATTCGCGGGGAGCCCCTGCTCGGCCCGAACAGGCCCCCGAACAGGACGTGGGCCCATGTGAACTTGGCTGTTGCTGGCCCCACGGGGGCTTTTCTGCTTCCTCCCTTCTGCATCCAGAGCTCCTCCGTTTCCTATTCACGAAAACTCTACCCTTCCCTCATCTTCCTAAAGATATTTTTTAGATGTTACACTGTGGCTGGGTTTTCTGCGTTCGCCTATACTCTTACCCCGATCAAAAGTGCAGTGAGATTCCCCTGAACTCCCCTGGGATTCCGCACCAGGCGAAATGAAGTGGCTGTGATCAGAAGGGAGGGACTGTAAAAGGTGCCCCCTGACCTTTCCCCTCACGGGCCGGGTGGGACCCGGCGTTAGCAGTGGGCCCGTGGAGTGCCGCGTGTCGGTCGCTGCTGTGTGGCTGTGTGGTCACACCCAGGGAAGCGTAGCAGAGGGTCTGGGGCCTGTGTCATCTTAGGGAATGAGAACAGTGTCTCTGAACTTTGCCCTCTTTCTTCTCAAGATTGGATAAGAACTGGCATTTACAGGCGGCTCTTCCACCCCGAGCAGCTGATCTCTGGCAAGGAGGACGCTGCCAACAACTATGCCCGTGGCCACTACAGTGTGGGGAAGGAGCTCATCGACCTGGTGCTGGAGCGAGTCCGCAAGCTGGTGAGCGGGCGCCGGCGGGAGGGCCCTGCgtccctggcctccctcccctccctccctggcctgggaggctgagtatgtgtgggaggaaaggaaaacCACAGCCTGCCAGCTGCTGCCTAACACCGTTTCTCTGGCCCGTCTGTCCACTGGGCTTCCCCTGGGGGACCTGGGTGCCATGTCCTGGGTGTGGATGTAGGGCTGGAAGCCTGAAATACCTGCTCTGCCCTGAGTCTGAGGACTCGGGCTTCTGTCCTGCTGGTTCCTCGCTTTGCCAGGTCTGAATGTCTGATCCCAGCctgcttccatccttccctcTAGCAGCTCGGCTTGCTGTTCTTAGACTCCTGTGCAGAACTTTCCCGCTGGGAGAGGCTCCTGCTTAGCCCTGACCGCTTCTCAGTTTGCCCTTCCGCTGTCTGAGGCGCTGAGACCTGGGAGCCAGCAGCTTGGCACGTTGCTCTGGGAGGGTTGGTACCCTGGGGGGGCTGTCTAGACATACTCCCTGCTGCTGCTCAGTAGAGACCGGCGGCCGGAGTGACCTGAGGGGTAGGATTCTGTGCTCTCCTCACAAATGAGAAAAACGCGCCCCCTAAGGTTGGACCTTTCTCATACCCGTGTGTCTGATACAGGATGACGTTTTTCTGGTCCAAGGAACAGCTAGATCAGAATCACTCAGGTGCTTTTTCAGTGTGCGGGTTCCTGGGATTCAGGCTGAGGTGGGGCCTGGAAATCTAGATGTTCGACAGGATGCCACCCCGCTCCCACTGTCCTGCAACCGGGTGGCAGAGCGGCGAGGCTGGGAGGGCCCGGCTCTGAGGCTGATCCGATGCCCGGGCTCAGCGTGGCCCTCCACACACGCAGTGTGGCCTTTCTGGTCCTCCGTCGCCCAAGAACTCCAAGGTGTAGAGGTGAAGCAAAAGGATGTGAGGGGACTTTGAGGGTGATGGAAGTTTCTATATCTTAACTGGTTTGGTTATGTACTTGCCAAATCATTCATTGTGTGTAGAATATGCACACTTaagtataaattatacttcaaagtCTCTTAAAATACAGAAGTGAGTGTAATCATAGTTAGGTGAGAGTAGCTTTCTAGACAGAAGAGTTCTGTCAGAAGAGCATTGGGGGCAGGTGGCGTGCCATCTGTATCCTTAACAGTGTTATTTCCTACTCTAGACAGACCAGTGCACTGGGCTTCAGGGATTTCTGATCTTCCATAGCTTTGGAGGTGGCACGGGCTCAGGCTTTACCTCCCTGCTGATGGAGCGGCTCTCTGTTGACTATGGCAAGAAGTCCAAGTTGGAGTTCGCTATCTATCCAGCCCCCCGAGTGTCCACAGCGGTCGTAGAGCCCTATAACTCCATCCTGACCACCCACACCACCCTGGAACACTCAGATTGTGCCTTCATGGTAGACAATGAGGCCATCTATGATATCTGCCACCGCAACCTGGACATCGAGCGCCCCACCTACACCAGCCTCAACCGGCTCATCGGCCAGATTGTGTCCTCCATCACTGCCTCGCTGCGTTTTGATGGCGCCCTCAATGTGGA
This is a stretch of genomic DNA from Eulemur rufifrons isolate Redbay chromosome 27, OSU_ERuf_1, whole genome shotgun sequence. It encodes these proteins:
- the LOC138375624 gene encoding tubulin alpha-1C chain-like, encoding MGNACWELYCLEHGIQPNGTMPSDKALPSGDDSFNTFFSETGAGRRVPRAVFVDLEPSVIDWIRTGIYRRLFHPEQLISGKEDAANNYARGHYSVGKELIDLVLERVRKLTDQCTGLQGFLIFHSFGGGTGSGFTSLLMERLSVDYGKKSKLEFAIYPAPRVSTAVVEPYNSILTTHTTLEHSDCAFMVDNEAIYDICHRNLDIERPTYTSLNRLIGQIVSSITASLRFDGALNVDLTEFQTNLVPYPRIHFPLVTYSPIISAEKAYHEQLSVAEITNACFEPSNQMVKCDPRHGKYMACCMLYRGDVVPKDVNAAIATIKSKRNIQFVDWCPTGFKVGINYQPPTVVPGGDLANVQRAVCMLSNTTAIAEAWARLNHKFDLMYAKRAFVHWYVGEGMEEGEFSEAREDLAALERDYEEVGAESMDGEDDSEEF